Proteins from one Oryza sativa Japonica Group chromosome 12, ASM3414082v1 genomic window:
- the LOC107275953 gene encoding ricin B-like lectin R40C1 isoform X2: protein MEGGQPIRIYCKGDTTLNVAVRGNELRLVRDDPNDESQHWIQDYSVGRVTDDQGRRAFALVNNLGGTRRAVLISTKNNRQLEMAPYGDCVKLSMLWSQGVQLPGGYSEVRVLSDLSMTLNGINGFVKEGTVVGIYNAEPHSIHAIWKFDPINK from the exons ATGGAAGGGGGACAGCCAATAAGGATATACTGCAAGGGAGATACAACCTTGAATGTGGCCGTCCGTGGGAACGAGCTGCGTCTCGTCCGGGACGACCCCAACGACGAATCCCAG CACTGGATCCAGGACTACTCCGTGGGGAGAGTGACGGATGACCAGGGCCGTAGGGCATTCGCCCTGGTGAATAACCTAGGCGGTACGAGAAGAGCCGTGCTGATCAGCACAAAGAATAATAGGCAGCTGGAGATGGCTCCCTACGGCGATTGCGTGAAGCTGTCGATGCTGTGGTCGCAGGGCGTGCAGCTCCCCGGTGGGTACAGCGAAGTAAGGGTGCTCAGTGACCTCTCCATGACTCTCAACGGCATCAACGGATTTGTCAAGGAAGGCACGGTCGTGGGCATCTACAATGCGGAGCCACACTCTATTCATGCCATCTGGAAGTTTGATCCAATTAACAAGTGA
- the LOC107275953 gene encoding ricin B-like lectin R40C1 isoform X1 encodes MEGGQPIRIYCKGDTTLNVAVRGNELRLVRDDPNDESQHWFQVCDGVGKLTDDEERPAFALVNRTTGHALVNGGDLELGLAPYSGHVAVELSVLWSLGHPRADGFMEIRTLRDVRYTLDGVHGFVDGGYRLNGIHGIPEHGTLVAIYHSQPTADYAVWKIAPVGHQEPHSHSESDDALES; translated from the exons ATGGAAGGGGGACAGCCAATAAGGATATACTGCAAGGGAGATACAACCTTGAATGTGGCCGTCCGTGGGAACGAGCTGCGTCTCGTCCGGGACGACCCCAACGACGAATCCCAG CACTGGTTCCAGGTGTGCGACGGCGTGGGGAAACTGACGGACGACGAGGAGCGGCCAGCGTTCGCGCTGGTGAACAGGACGACGGGGCACGCCCTGGTGAACGGCGGCGACCTCGAGCTGGGTCTGGCTCCCTACAGCGGCCATGTCGCCGTGGAGCTCTCGGTACTGTGGTCACTGGGGCACCCGCGCGCCGACGGGTTCATGGAGATCAGGACGCTGAGGGACGTCAGGTACACCCTCGACGGCGTCCACGGGTTCGTCGACGGGGGGTACAGGCTCAACGGCATCCACGGGATCCCCGAGCATGGGACGCTCGTCGCCATCTATCACTCGCAGCCCACGGCTGATTATGCCGTCTGGAAGATTGCTCCCGTCGGCCACCAAGAGCCGCACAGCCACAGCGAGTCTGATGATGCTCTGGAGTCTTAG
- the LOC107275819 gene encoding uncharacterized protein codes for MEQQHLSVAQNVTRAATAWAASPVGLLVRVEALVTASCALLATLVFLGSGRRTSRSAAFRFVVWLALMLSYPAVSYTIGLMQSGSFRNDMVVVWACFLLGCADGIAACSLDGADQQARTMISQATQVFYVMLLLISYLGSLQLQLKVLLSLLWLLNVAKLVLRLRGLLAAGRDRVLTADNWLISKYMAHEKVSSIWDFDPATMRGYRYVVTGDDKKNVQYQYGAAEYKVNDELVTVEKAWEQHDGSLLSDDDKLKDLCLSFSLFKLLRQRLNLNGKPFHEPKDIRTLVFVRRGLAGGDSCEDHDRMYRVIEVELGFLFDFYYARYPSPKQTLVPETATFMAAAALSLSTLFSPALLHHHHHHSPPPGGGAVDYTTTSVDIWLARLVISLFLVLELSQYLSLVLSDWHRVKMLCRYVRHRPWWQGHPILEKFLWLTCRATLTRSYWSNSVGQYSLLHSCLENQSSCLLTRVPLHRWVKDQLATTRAVTRRSLPVAVKRQIHRLLRSEWLSNVKYGDRTLQRNDMLQVFDWSTSRYKFGTMGSILIWHIATAICDDELSKLFGAAGGKARPRAAHNAVAADSREVATVLSNYCAYLLLQAPELVTDEVHDERLLMEAVQEAIQNYLRNIGCRRSKDAMFASLREFMPADEANFTGEAVLADGAQLGYQLLSAMADEAALWNLLAEMWVELLLAVAPSENVTGHVKKLATGGELITHLWALLTHGGIIKRREKPYYDSR; via the coding sequence ATGGAGCAGCAGCACCTGTCCGTAGCACAGAACGTGACCCGCGCCGCCACGGCGTGGGCGGCCAGCCCGGTGGGTCTCCTGGTCCGCGTGGAGGCGCTGGTGACGGCCAGCTGCGCGCTCCTCGCCACGCTCGTCTTCCTCGGCTCTGGCCGCCGCACCAGCCGCAGCGCCGCCTTCCGTTTCGTGGTCTGGCTGGCGCTGATGCTGAGCTACCCGGCGGTGTCCTACACGATCGGGCTGATGCAGTCGGGCTCCTTCCGCAACGACATGGTGGTGGTGTGGGCATGCTTCCTGCTCGGCTGCGCCGACGGCATCGCCGCCTGCAGCCTCGACGGCGCCGACCAGCAGGCCCGCACCATGATCAGCCAGGCCACGCAGGTGTTCTACGTCATGCTCCTCCTCATCTCCTACCTCGGTtctctgcagctgcagctgaaGGTGCTCCTGTCGCTGCTCTGGTTGCTCAACGTCGCCAAGCTCGTGTTGCGCCTAcggggcctcctcgccgccggccgtgaCCGCGTCCTCACCGCCGACAACTGGCTCATCTCCAAGTACATGGCTCACGAGAAGGTCAGCAGCATCTGGGATTTCGACCCGGCCACCATGAGGGGCTACAGGTACGTGGTCACCGGCGACGACAAGAAGAACGTGCAGTACCAGTATGGCGCCGCCGAGTACAAGGTGAACGACGAGCTCGTCACCGTCGAGAAAGCGTGGGAGCAGCACGACGGGAGCCTACTGAGCGACGACGACAAGCTCAAGGATCTGTGCCTCTCCTTCTCGCTGTTCAAGCTCCTCCGGCAACGCCTCAACCTCAACGGGAAGCCGTTCCACGAGCCCAAGGACATCAGGACGCTCGTGTTCGTCCGGagggggctcgccggcggcgactccTGCGAAGACCACGACAGGATGTACCGTGTCATcgaggtggagctgggtttccTCTTCGACTTCTACTACGCGAGGTACCCCTCGCCGAAGCAGACTCTCGTCCCGGAGACGGCCACGTtcatggcggccgccgcgctgAGCCTCTCCACCCTCTTCTCCCCGGCGTTGctgcatcaccaccaccaccactctccgcccccgggcggcggcgccgtcgactACACCACGACCAGCGTCGACATCTGGCTGGCTAGGCTGGTGATCTCCCTCTTCCTGGTCCTCGAGCTCTCCCAGTACCTGTCCCTCGTCTTGTCGGACTGGCACAGGGTGAAGATGCTGTGCCGCTACGTGCGCCACCGGCCATGGTGGCAAGGCCACCCGATCCTGGAGAAGTTCCTATGGCTGACGTGCCGCGCCACGCTGACACGAAGCTACTGGAGCAACTCGGTTGGGCAGTACTCGCTGCTCCACTCCTGCCTCGAGAACCAGAGCTCCTGCCTCCTCACGCGCGTGCCGCTCCACAGGTGGGTCAAGGATCAGCTGGCCACGACGAGGGCAGTGACGCGGCGGAGCCTGCCGGTGGCGGTGAAGCGCCAGATCCACCGGCTGCTCCGGTCGGAGTGGCTGTCCAACGTCAAGTACGGCGACCGGACGCTGCAGAGGAACGACATGCTGCAGGTGTTCGACTGGTCCACCTCCAGGTACAAGTTCGGCACCATGGGCAGCATCCTCATCTGGCACATCGCCACCGCCATCTGCGACGACGAGCTCTCCAAGCTGTTTGGCGCCGCCGGTGGCAAGGCACGGCCACGCGCCGCCCacaacgccgtcgccgccgacagcCGCGAGGTGGCCACCGTGCTCTCCAACTATTGCGCCTACCTGCTGCTCCAGGCGCCGGAGCTGGTGACGGATGAGGTCCACGACGAGCGGCTGCTGATGGAGGCCGTGCAGGAGGCGATCCAGAACTACCTCCGAAACATAGGTTGCCGCCGCTCCAAAGACGCCATGTTCGCCAGCTTGCGAGAGTTCATGCCGGCCGACGAGGCCAACTTTACCGGAGAAGCCGTCCTAGCCGACGGCGCACAGCTGGGGTACCAGCTGCTCTCGGCCATGGCTGACGAGGCGGCGCTGTGGAACTTACTGGCCGAGATGTGGGTGGAGCTGCTGCTGGCGGTTGCGCCGTCGGAGAACGTGACGGGCCACGTCAAGAAgctggccaccggcggcgagctcatCACGCACCTCTGGGCTTTGTTGACGCACGGTGGGATTATCAAAAGGCGAGAGAAGCCTTACTATGACTCCCGTTAG